The genomic window CCTTGACAGCAATGATATACTATCTTCTGTTGACGATGAATCTTCAGCTAAAATACTAAGAGAAATTGCACTTACAGAAGAACCGGCAGAAAACCAAGAAAAGACACTAGAAGATTGCATTAAAGCCATAAAAAGTTTTGAAATAAAAAGAAAGATTGAAATTATAAGGCAATCTATAATAAAAGCAGAAAAAGAGGGTGAAACCAAAACACAAAAATCGTTAAGTAGAGAACTCTTAGAATTAAATGAAATTCTAAGAAATATGGTTCGATAAAAATTAAGGAGGGAAAAAGTGATAGATAAGAAAACCATGATAGAAAATTTAAAATCAGGAAGAAAAAGTTACATAACTCCGGATGAGTTGCTTGCTATCTATCCAGAGCCAGAGAAAAACCTTGATGAAATAGAACAGTTGCTCTCTCAAGGATTTAAGATTACAGAGAGAAAGGTCTCTTCTAAATACAAGGAAGATTCTCATCGAAATGAGAATGAAATAACAGAAATTCACGGCATTGGGGTAGACGATACAGTAAGAATGTATCTTCGTGAAATAGGAAGGTTTCCCCTATTAACAGGAGAAGAAGAAGTTTTTTTGGCAAAAAAGATAAAACTGGGAAACAGGGCTGCGAAACATAAACTTGTAAATTCAAATTTAAGGCTTGTTGTTTCAATAGCAAAAAAATATACCGGCAGAGGGATGTTATTCCTTGACCTGGTGCAAGAAGGCAACCTTGGATTAATACGCGCAGTTGAAAAATTTGACCATAGGAAAGGATATAAATTCTCAACATATGCAACATGGTGGATAAGACAAGCAATAACTCGAGCAATTGCAGATCAAGCTCGTACTATTCGTATCCCTGTCCATATGGTTGAAACAATAAACCGTTTAAGAAAAACAAGCAGACAACTTCTACAAAAATTTGGGCGCAAACCGACAGAAGGAGAAATTGCAAAACATGCGCACATGTCCAAAGAAAAAGTCAGAGAAGTAATTAAAATATCTCAGGTGCCTTTGTCGCTTGAAATGCCCGTAGGGGATGAAGAATCTTCCAGACTCGGTGATTTTGTGGAGGATGTTGGATTTTCAGGTCCTAATGAAATTGTAATGCAAGGCCTTTTACGTGAGGATTTGGAAGAGGTAATGAAAGCATTGACTGAAAGGGAACGCACTGTTTTAAAAATGCGTTTTGGGCTTGGGGATGGAAGACAAAGAACTCTTGAAGAAGTCGGAAAGGCTTTTCAAGTTACTCGCGAAAGAATTAGACAAATAGAAGCTAAGGCTTTAAGAAAGCTTAAGCATCCAACTCGCGCAAAAAAACTGCGTGAATATCTACGCGACTAATACTTAGCTGATATATATTGACTCCATTTTTCAGCTATGTTATAAATGTTGTATGTTCAGGCCAATACCATAAGCTCTCTGCTACAAGCTATTGGCTATAAGCTATTTGCTATAAGGGCCCTTAGCTCAATGGTGGAGCGCTCGGCTCATAACCGATTGGTTATAGGTTCGAATCCTATAGGGCCCAATAATTTGCAAAGCCAAAAAATATTCCCCTTCGCAAACTGTTTGAATCCCGATTATTCACCCCGATTAGGAGAATCGGGGTTCACGTCAGAATCAATAATCAACAAATTGTCAAACAGTTACTCGAGGCATGAATAATTGGGGTTAAAAATCTGAAAAACCAATCAAGAAGAAATACTTTCTTTTACTAATTCGTGTTGTTTAACAAAATTTCTCTCTTTTATTTTTTTTGTAACATTATTTTCAGGAATTTCATAAATAACGATTGTCTCATCGCTATATAAGTTCATTGATTTACATTTAGGGCATTTTATCTCAACCTTGCTCCCATCTGTAACCTTTGCTAATAATCTATTACAAAATTTACAACGAAATTCTTTCATAAAACCACCTTCTATTTATAATGCTAACACAAAAACAATAAATTGTCTATAAAATTTTACTGCTCTTTTGCTATTTTTTTATCGTACAACTAACAGGAAAATTTCATAGTAAATGGAAATTTAGGATATAACCCTGTGACAGAAACATAGTATTATTACAATAAATCTACCATAAAATAAAGCCAGCCAAGACAAAAAGATGTTAAACCTTTTCCACGACTACTAAAGATCTGATAATCCCTCCTACTACAACTTTTTTAATTTTTCTTATTTTTCCGCCAAGTTTTTTTAATTCTAGCTTAGAATCATTAATTTCTTGCTCCACATGTTCCTGTTTTTGCGCAACAAAAACCCCTCCCTTCTTTAAAAGCGGGAGAGCAAACAATAATAGTTTAGGAAATTTCGCAATCGCTCTTGCTAGCGCTATGTCAAATTGCCGTCCATAATAAGGCTTCTTTGCCAGTTCTTCCGCCCGCCCCCAAACAGCATTAACATTTTCAAGTTTTAATTCTTTTATGATATGGCTTAAAAAATCTATTTTTTTTCGTGTGGAATCCATCAATACAAGCGATATATTTGGCCTTACAATTTTAAGCGGGATGCCAGGAAACCCAGCCCCTGAACCTATATCCACAACCTTTTGATCTTTCAGGTCAATAACCTGCAAAAT from candidate division WOR-1 bacterium RIFOXYB2_FULL_36_35 includes these protein-coding regions:
- a CDS encoding 16S rRNA (guanine(527)-N(7))-methyltransferase RsmG, whose protein sequence is MTNEEELFERYLQELITWNEKFNLTAVTAPAEIKIRHFEDSLSILQVIDLKDQKVVDIGSGAGFPGIPLKIVRPNISLVLMDSTRKKIDFLSHIIKELKLENVNAVWGRAEELAKKPYYGRQFDIALARAIAKFPKLLLFALPLLKKGGVFVAQKQEHVEQEINDSKLELKKLGGKIRKIKKVVVGGIIRSLVVVEKV
- a CDS encoding RNA polymerase sigma factor RpoD, which translates into the protein MIENLKSGRKSYITPDELLAIYPEPEKNLDEIEQLLSQGFKITERKVSSKYKEDSHRNENEITEIHGIGVDDTVRMYLREIGRFPLLTGEEEVFLAKKIKLGNRAAKHKLVNSNLRLVVSIAKKYTGRGMLFLDLVQEGNLGLIRAVEKFDHRKGYKFSTYATWWIRQAITRAIADQARTIRIPVHMVETINRLRKTSRQLLQKFGRKPTEGEIAKHAHMSKEKVREVIKISQVPLSLEMPVGDEESSRLGDFVEDVGFSGPNEIVMQGLLREDLEEVMKALTERERTVLKMRFGLGDGRQRTLEEVGKAFQVTRERIRQIEAKALRKLKHPTRAKKLREYLRD